The genomic region CTACTAAAATGGCAACCCCCGGAAGGAGAGTGATGGTCAGAATTTCGGCATGTGCTCTTCGACCGATGATTGCCGATAGCAGGGCGTAGAGAGTGAGCGTAATGATGAGTGTCCAGGGAGAAGCCGCAAGAATTGCCCCGGCAGCGGTAGCGCCCCCTTTTCCACCGCTAAAATCGTGAAAAAGAGGCCATATTTGCCCAGCCACTACTGCAATCCCCGCGAGAAGAACCACCCAAGGTGAATTGGTAAACAGCAGCGCGCCGCTGACGGCAATATATCCCTTGAAAAGATCGGCTGCGAATACGATTACGCCTACAGGTTTTCCTAAAATTATTCCGGCGTTCATAAAACTAAGGGACTCATCGCCCTCGAAGCGAAGATCTAGCCCACGGGCTCTGCCTGCGAACCAGGCGGGCGATATCGAGCCGAGTGCGTAGGCAAGAGTTATTATTAAGATAGTAGTAAAGATTAAAATCAAAACGATATCTCACATAAAGAGTTGTTTTTTTATTCGTTTAAGCACGACTGAAAATCTAATTGACCTGATTCTTTTGGTCTGCTTTGCGTCGCCATCCAAAAACAAACCATGTGAATAGTGCTAGTCCACCAAGAATATGGCTGATGGAAACGGCCCACCAGATGCCGAGTTCAGCCATTCCAAAAAGCGTACTAGCTGCATAGGCGATGGGAAGCATTACCGCCCAGC from Nitrospinaceae bacterium harbors:
- a CDS encoding glycerol-3-phosphate acyltransferase; this encodes MILIFTTILIITLAYALGSISPAWFAGRARGLDLRFEGDESLSFMNAGIILGKPVGVIVFAADLFKGYIAVSGALLFTNSPWVVLLAGIAVVAGQIWPLFHDFSGGKGGATAAGAILAASPWTLIITLTLYALLSAIIGRRAHAEILTITLLPGVAILVARADLALVSLSIALAGLLIVPRWGEVEVLLGVRKANKNGESKNPPLN